AGCAGCATTAATAACTCGCCATTCAACCGAGTAGCCTAATTCATTAAAAGCAGCTAACATGATAGCAAAATCACGACCACGCTGTTTAGATGGCGACTTCAACAAACGATCAACATTTTCCAAAATCAAATACTTAGGTTTTATATGATTTGTGGCACGTATGATTTGCCAAAATAGAACGCCCTTTTTCCCCTCTATACCCATCTCGTGTTTTTTACTTCGTGCAACTGAGTAGTCTTGGCATGGAAATCCACCAACAATGATATCTGCATCCATACTTTCAAACTTTTCATCAGAAATTTCTTCGATACTTTTATTTATGTTTTCGCTATCTGGAAACTTATAATTATAAACTTCAAAAGCATCTTGACTTTTTCTAGAAGGTTCCCATTGATTACTCCATTTAGTTATAAATAACTCAGGATCAGATTTTTCTAAACCAACTCTAAAGCCTCCAACGCCTGCAAAAAGTTCAAGTACATGTAGTTTTTTTGTCATTATACGAACATCCTTTCGACTGTCTGAATAGTATTATACTATAAAATACGCAAAAGATCAAGATCTTTTTCTCGAAAAATGATATAATTTCAATTAAGGAGTTGTTTGAACTATGAAATATATGACAAAACAAGAAGTACATAACAGAGCTGTTGATGCAATAGGGGAATGTATAGGAGAGCTTGATTTAAATAATAGACTTAAACAAAATGGAAAAGGTGACATTGGAATTGCAATCGAAGAAGGGTGGTTTGATCATCCAGCAGATAATCTTGCCCAGCCTGATTTTCCTGAAGCTGGTGTAGAATTAAAAGTAACTCCGTATAAGAAACTAAAAAATGGGGATTATTCAGCTAAAGAAAGATTGGTATTAAACATGATAGATTATTCTACTGAGGGAGAGAAGCAGTTTGAAGAGTCGTCATTTTGGTTTAAAAATAAAGTAATTGAATTGATGCATTATCAGTATATTGTTGGTGTACCTAAAACTGAAATGACTATTAGTTCAGCACATATGATGTCCTTAGTAGAACTACCCGAAATAAAAAAGAATCGAGACACATTGATTGAAATACCAAGTGAAGATTTTGATATCATTAAAAATGATTGGGAGAAGATAAACAGTTTTATATCACTTGGTAAAGCAGATGAATTATCAGAATCATTGACAAATTATTTGGGAGCATGTAAAAAAGGGAGCAAGGCTACAAAATTAAAAAAATATAAATTTAGTGAAGTAGGTGCTTTTCCTAGAGCCTATTCATTTAAACAAAGTTACATGACTTCGATACTTCGTGAACATATCATGAATGAGAAAAAGGTGAAGTTATATGAATCGATAATTAAAGAAAAAGATATACTTAAAAATATTAGTTTTGAAGAGTACGTAATTTCAAAAATTGATAAGTATGCTGGTAAAACTCAAAAACAGCTTTTTGATTATTTCAATATTGAAGTGCAAATGAATAACAAAGGAAAGTATCCTAAAAATGCTAATAATATGATAATTCGTGCTATTCTAGGATTAACTGATACAAATGGAAATGAAATCTTAGCTGAAGAGTTTGATAAGGCTAATATTAGAGTCAAAACGATTGTTTTGAAAAATAAAATTCCTGAAGAAAACATGAAAGTAGTTCCTATACCAAGTTTTATTGAACTATCTAAAGAAAGTTGGGATAGTTCAAAATTAAGAGAATATTTTGAAACAACACGTTTTCTATTTATAGTCTTTAATACTGATGGGGATGATATTGTTTTGAAAGGTGCTAAATTTTGGAATATGGAATTGGCTGATTTAGACAATACAGTAAGGTTTGGCTGGGAAAATACAATACATGGACTTAAGGAAGGCGTCGTTTTGGAATATAATCCTACAAAAAATGCAAAAGGATATATTATAAAAAATAATCTCTTAAAACAAAGTGATGATGTTATTATACACCTTCGTCCAGATTCAAAAATATCTTCTTACATTGAAGGAGACTTGACTAATGCAAGGGAATTACCTTCTGATTCGTTTTGGATAAATCGACCAAGTGAGAAAAAAGATGAGTTAAGTGATAAGTGGATGCAAAAGCAAGCTTTTTGGTTAAATAAACAGTATATTGCAAAACAAGTTAAAGAACTATCATAAATATTGGTTATTTATAGAGGAATGTACTTTAGATATACATTCCTCTAAATTTTTTAAAACCTCTTTTTCCCAAAAGTGAATGACGGTCCAATTATCCTTTATTAGCAATTCGTTGTTACGTGTATCTCTAGCAATATTTTCTTCAATTTTCTCAATCCAATATTCTTTATTTTTTTTAAGTTTTTGTTTCCTATTTTCCCAGTCAAAACCATGCCAAAATTCTCCATCAACAAATATAGCAATTTTATATTTAGTTATAGCTATGTCTGGTGAACCGGGTAGCTTTTTATAATTTTTTCGATATCTTATTCCTGAATTCCAAAGACTTTTTGCTAAAATAGTTTCAGCTTTACCACCTTTTAGTTTAACGTTACTCATTCTTTTTGATATAGCAGGAGATGTCTTAAGTTTTTGATGCTTCATTCTGATTCCTCCCAATCGTTCAAATAGTAAGTTAATTATATCACTATAACTACAAAAGTTGTGAGATATAGGAACAATTCAAAAAGCTTACTGGATATTATCATTTTTCTGTAAAATACTATCAACCTTCTCAGCCCTAACCAGCTCCATCACCAATTCATCCCCCAACTCAATCAACCGATTATAATCCTCATAAAAAGCATGAAACATCTGCGCTCGAGCATAATACTCCTTCACAATCCGTTTCTTATTGATTGGCCCAGACCGAAACTGAAAAAAATGAGCCAAAATCGCCAAAGGCTCCTGCCAAGAAGCCATCTTCTCCATAAAATCCCGTAACTCAATAATATCCTGATACGTAACTGCCTTTAAATTCTGTTGTTGTTTTTCCATTCTCCCAATCTCCTTTAAATTAAGCAGAGAAAAACTGGTAAATCTCATATTCTATCCCAACTTTTCCCGCTAGTTTTCCGCTGAATTTTGTGCTTCAGCGATTCTTGTTCTATATGCGCATTGACAAGGCAAACCTATAAACAAGCGCTACAAATGACTTCAAAAGCCTCGTGGTATTCATAACGCTTTCTCTCAGAGTAAAACAAAAAAACGATACCGAACCTGTCAATACCGTTATCAATCAGCTAAACCAAATCCACAGGTCACTTCTAAACAACCAGTAATCCCAAGAAATTCCCAAAACCAACTAGAATTTCAAAAGAAAATTAGGTACAATAAAGAAGCTAGTGCTTCGGTGCTAGCAAATTGGCAACTTGTGTAGACAGGGTCTAGATGTCTGTACAAGGCTTCATCGTATGGTTGCCGCTAAACGGTGAAGTGCCTTTTTGTTTTATCCAGTTTTTCATCGATTCTTAAAATACTCCTCCCTTCAAAATAGTCGTAGGACAGAAAAAAACGGCATTGAGCAGATGCCCAATACCGTCGACAATAGACTAATCCCATATACACAACAACCAATCATCACCGAAAAAAGCAAAGATTCCCTAGAAATCCCAACCTATTTTAGGTACAATAAAGAAGCTATTACATGTTGCTAGCACTATTGGCAACTTGTTTGGACTATGTCTAGCATGTCGTAACAAGGCTTCGATCGTAAGGTTGCCGCCGAACGATTGAAGTGCCAATTTTTATTTATCTTTTTAAATCCACTGACCTCAAATGATCAACGATCCTAATTTCTATCCTACACCATTTATTATACCGAAAGACAACACCCACCGCAACGAAATTCAGTATTTCCACCCATTAAATAACACTAAAAACAGCTCCCTTATATATAAGGAAAAATAACAAAACTTTTTTTATTAACACATTCAACGTCAACAAATTCATTCTTTTTCTGTCTATCTAAAAATGATACGATAAAAGAGGTACAAATAAAGCAAAAAAAGGAGAAAAAATGGAGTTGGGACGGTTATATTCCGATGCATATCGGAGAGGAATCTTGTTGGGGCTATTTTTTTTAGTACCAGCAATCGTAGTGTATGGATTTATTATTTTTGGCGATACAGATCAATTAGGAATTCAGATTGGTTTAGTGATCGGAACTGTTTTTACAATATTAGCGATTTTTCAATTTGTCTTTAGAAAAGACGGCTTGTATTTGTATGAAAATGGCTTGGAGCTGGTTCATTTTAATCGTAAGAAAGTGTTGATGTACGAAGAGATTCGCTATTTCACGATTACGAGCAATTGGAATTTATCAGGGATTGGCTCAAGTTTTATCTCATTCAGAAAATCCCCCCATATTGTGATTCGCTTAAAGAATGAAAAAATGATCAAAGTCTTTTTTGAAGCCAATCAATTTGCGGCAAGCGAATTGGCGAATAAAGTAACATATGTAAAATCATAGAAAATTAAGAGAAAAATCTGTCGAGAAGTAGCGACAGGTTTTTAGTTTAGTTTAGTAAGAAAATAAGATTTAAGTATATTGATATGCCTTAAAACCGGAAGTGCAAAAATCAAAAGAAGTGAAAATAGAAGATAAAGCTGGTTACCTACATCAACTATTTTCTCGTCAAATTGAGACGATTTCAGTAAAGAAAGATCCTGTTATCTTAAGCTTAAAGTTCAAAAAAATAATAATAATAAATGGCAAATTGATTCAAATCAATTTAGCTTGCTAAATATATATTTAGGTTTTTATGCTGGTGAAAGTAATATACTAGCATTAAAAGGAATGATGGATGGTTTAGAGTTTAAATAATTAAATTGAAATGAAGTTGATAGAGTATTTTCAAAAACAGGTTTATTACTTTAATTAAGTAATAAACCTGTTTTTTTGTATGTTATAAAAAAATGATTTTAAGAATTAAATTTGCAATTTTTTTACAACAGAAAGAAATAATTGATAACTATAAGGCGTTTAAATGTGTCAAAATGAATGTTGAGGGGTTGGATATATAGGTGTAAAAAACAGGGCAAAGGGGTTTGTAAAATGTCAGGAATCAAAAGCAGTCTAACTGTGGCAGGAGGCGTTTCAGCGCAGTTCAGTCAAGCGGCCAGCGGTTTTGCATCTGTGAATGAAGCAACGACTAAAGCAGAACGAACCACCGTGAGTGGAAATAGTAATGCGAAGAATAGCTTAACCAGTCTGCACAGTTGCGGGCAACGCATATCAAATGCAATCGCACGTGATGGCAATGCTATTCATTCAGTGGCACAAGAATTTAGCCAAATTGATCAAAAAATTAAGAAAAGTTTTGATTTACCCATGTTTTCTCCAAATCTTGGAGGTGACAGGCGGTAATGAGTGAAGCAAAAGAATTAAAAATCAATCAACAATTACGACAAGTAAGCATTGATCAAGAGGAAAAACGTCGTGAAATTCGAGAATTAGAAGAGTTGGAAGCGGATTATTTTTCGATTCACCAACAAGAACAACGCTATTATCAAGATCTGATCGGTAATAATCAAGGATCTCGGCTTGTCGGTCATTTTATAAAGTTAGATGAAGAGGCGAACCGTCTACACCAATACGAGCGCCAACGATTAGAAGATATGGCCGAACATTTGGTCAACGAAGAAGTACAGCTTAGAGACAAAGAAGATAAATTATACGCTGAGAGGATGCAGTTGTTTTCTGAAGAGCAGGAAACGGAGGACAATCGCTATGGCTATTGATTTTTATGTTGGCGAAGTGAAGTCACAAAGCGCCGCTGCTAAGCAAATGGCTAACGAGTATAGCCAATTTTGCGGCACACTGACAGATAGCGTTAATGCGTTTATGAGTGCACCACTCTCCAGTAAAACCTACGATTCAGCGAAACTTTATTTCTCAGCAGTCTACCCATCGTTAGCAAGTGGGTTTATACTAGCATGTGAGGCCTTAGTCGAAGCTCACAGTAAATTTCCAGAGGAGTTTCAATCAGCGGTAGATACTTGTGATGTGATCGAGGAGCAATTAAAAGCTGAAATCACTCAAGGACAAGCGCTACTCCAAAATATAGCACGTACAATGGATAAGGAAAAAGAGCCTAACCAACGCACGGAACAACGCTATATGGGCGTGCAAAGTTCAATTCAAAAGAATGAAGAGAAGTTGCAGAAACTGTATGAATTTAACGCAAGTTCACCGAACTTATTTGCTGATTTTGAAGCACAGCTGGCTAATTTGGAAGCCGGCTTGGCAGAGGTAGAAAAAGGGGCGGCATGGGATCCGACATCAGGGACGTTTGATTTAAGTAGGGTCAATTTGTTTTGGACGAAACTGATTGGGAATAACTGGGATAAACGTCAGAAGAAGATTGATGCGGTTAGACAAGCAGAGATGCAAAAAGAAATTGGGAAATTGGATGGTTATGAAATAGTTTGTATTGATTATGGTAAAACTAAATCATGGTATATTAAGAAAAATGGAAAGTGGATTTATCCAGGAGAGGAATCTGAATTATACGGAATACTGGATCAGTGCAAAGACTTTTTGAAGAGAGATCAATATAAAGTAACACAACTAAAAATTGTGCGTAATGTTGCTCCGTTGGCGATTCCTGGCGCACCAATCTTAGAAAATCTAATTAAAGCTGCGAAGGTAACGGTAGGTGGAGCCGCTGCTATTGTCGTGGGAAAAGGGATTATAGACCAGATAAAAAATGCACCATCTTGGCAAGGAACAAAAAAAATTGAAATTGAAATACCTAAAAATGTAGAAAGAAAGATAAAAAAATTATCACCAGAGCAGAAAAAGGCTTTGGATAAAGCATTAGATAAGTTGAAAAATGGTGATAGTACGGGATTACATGATCATGGACTAAAAGGAGACCGAAAAGGAGAACGTGCCATTGATATTAGAGGGAAAGGAACTGGTGTAAATCGTGGCGGAGGTAGAGTAATATATGAAAAGGATAAAAATGGTAATATAAAACTTAAAGATGTCATTACTGGACATAAATACTGAGAAAAGAGGAAGTAAACATAATATGAGAATGAAACATGTATTGTTAGAAATGTATTTTGAAGATAATTTGAATCTAGAAGAAGTACTAGATGACAGTAATTCGTTTGAAGATTTAGTGAGTAGTGGAATTAGTTTTACTTATGCAGACTATGAACTTGCGTATGCAGGGAAAAATGGCATTGTACAGACTTTAGAAGACTTTGCTGGGTTTGGCGGGGAGATGGATATTGAACCAGAAACGGAAAATTATGAAGCTGTTAGAGAAGAATTAATTAAAAAATGGCAATCAGTTTGTCAAAGGAAAATCGAAGAAGCAGTCGATGAATATTTAGAAATAAAAAAACAGTTTCTTCAAGAAAAAGGAATAAAAGACGAGATAGAATAAACGCTCTATAACAGTACTCTTCTTAATAAAAAATCAAGACCAGCAGCCATCGTCACGGTTGCTGGTCTTTTAACCATTTCTTAAACTGTTTCAAAACCAAAGAACTGTCCAGTTGATTATCTTGCATCCACGATTTTGATTCGTTACATATTTTCGTTCATTTTTTAGGAATTTAATTTCAATTGAAAATATTGTATTTTAATGTATTTTAATCTTTTTGGATGTTTAAGTGTGCTTTTTTCGGTATGTTCGTTTGTTTATTGAAATTTTATTTCGTTTTTTTAGATAAAAATGTTGAAAAAAAGATTCGTTAACTGTATGATGGGGTTGTCGATAGAAGAAATAGCTAATTATCGATTCGCATTATTCACTTCACTAACGATAAAAACGAAAAAATGGGCTAGCAGGAGGGATGATCGTTTTTAATTGATGTAGATAGATTCGTAGGCATTGTTTAGTTTGGTGGGTCAAATAAGTAGGTTCAGGCAATTATGTCGATTTTTTTCAAATTTTTTTGATTGTTTTTGTAAGGGCTTTTATATCAGTTCAATGTAAAATAGGAGATGAGAATAGTGAAGAAGTTTACTGAGTTTATCGAAGAACATTTAGCAGGTCCCATGGCAAAATTAGCGAATCAGCGTCATTTACGTGCGATCAGAGATGGGATCATTGCCACATTACCGTTGATCATCATTGGATCATTTTTCTTAATTATTGCCTTTCCACCGTTACCGGCGGATTGGGGAATCACGCAGTTTTTAACATCAAATGCGGCAACTATTTTATTACCTTATCGCATGACGATGTACATCATGACCTTGTATGCAACATTTGGGATTGGGGCAAGTTTATCCAAAACATATAACTTGGATGTCATTTCAGGTGGAATTTTAGCAACGATCGCTTTTCTATTGACGTTTGTTCCAGTCAATATTCCAGCAGAAGCGTTAGATGCGGCTGGAACAGCTGGGTTTGTATTGCCAATGGCTAATTTGGGTGGCGGCGGAATGTTTGTTGGAATCATCACATCGATTTTGGCCGTTGAAATTTATCGTTTAACGGATAAATCAAAATTCAAAATCACGATGCCAGAACAAGTACCACCTGCTGTAGCGAGATCGTTTGAAACGTTAACACCAACGTTGATTGTTATTTTAGGGATTTCTACGTTAACTTACTTTATTGGTTTCGATTGGCATTCAACGATTTCTAAAATTGTAAGCCCTTTAGTAAGCGCTGCAGATAGTTTGCCAAGTGTCTTATTCTTGATCTTTATGATTACCTTCTTTTGGTCATTCGGGATTCATGGTGTATCGATCGTTGGGTCGTTAGCAAGACCGTTGTGGTTGCAATTATTGGATGGAAACACTGCGGCAATGGCAGCTGGTAAAGAACTACCAAATATTGCGGCAGAGCCTTTTTATCAATGGTTTGTCTGGATCGGTGGATCAGGTTGTACAATTGGACTAGCGTTATTATTAGCATTTAAAACAAAATCTCAATTTGCTTCAAAACTAGGGAAAGCGACGTTAGCACCAGCTATTTTCAATATCAATGAACCGTTGATTTTTGGAACACCGATCGTATTGAATCCGATTTTGATCATTCCGTTTATTTTAACACCAATGGTGACTGCAACGATTGCTTGGTTTGTCACTCAGTTTGGTTTGGTCAATCGTGTGATCTTTACGGCACCTTGGACATTACCTGGACCAATTGGCGCTTATTTAGCAACGGGGGGCGATTGGCGTGCAGCAGTTTTAAGTGTTGTCCTGATCATTATTTCCGTCGTGATCTATTATCCATTTGTGATGATATATGATAACAATGAATTGGAAAAAGAACATGCTGTCAGCAACTAAAGACGGCTAATCAGATAAAAATGAGCGAAACGAAAATCCTTGTTACTACATTTTCGTTTCGTCATTTCTTTTGAGACGAGGAGACGAATAGAATGACGAAATTAGTATTTATGGCCACAAGTGTTTTATTCATCGTGGTTGGGTTGATTATGACCCACTATTTAAAAAAGAAGGATTTATTACCTAATCGTTGGTTGATCGGTTGTTCGGTCTTTTTGATTGCGTTGATTCCAACGCTTTTATTTCCAACTATGCCGGAAATGATCAAACAAGCGATTTTTTGCATCAGCGGTTTATTAGCTGTTGTCTTTTTTGAAAGTAGTCGATTATTAGCTGAACAAACTAAAAAGGGG
The DNA window shown above is from Enterococcus sp. 12C11_DIV0727 and carries:
- a CDS encoding Sau3AI family type II restriction endonuclease, yielding MKYMTKQEVHNRAVDAIGECIGELDLNNRLKQNGKGDIGIAIEEGWFDHPADNLAQPDFPEAGVELKVTPYKKLKNGDYSAKERLVLNMIDYSTEGEKQFEESSFWFKNKVIELMHYQYIVGVPKTEMTISSAHMMSLVELPEIKKNRDTLIEIPSEDFDIIKNDWEKINSFISLGKADELSESLTNYLGACKKGSKATKLKKYKFSEVGAFPRAYSFKQSYMTSILREHIMNEKKVKLYESIIKEKDILKNISFEEYVISKIDKYAGKTQKQLFDYFNIEVQMNNKGKYPKNANNMIIRAILGLTDTNGNEILAEEFDKANIRVKTIVLKNKIPEENMKVVPIPSFIELSKESWDSSKLREYFETTRFLFIVFNTDGDDIVLKGAKFWNMELADLDNTVRFGWENTIHGLKEGVVLEYNPTKNAKGYIIKNNLLKQSDDVIIHLRPDSKISSYIEGDLTNARELPSDSFWINRPSEKKDELSDKWMQKQAFWLNKQYIAKQVKELS
- a CDS encoding TIGR04197 family type VII secretion effector; the protein is MSGIKSSLTVAGGVSAQFSQAASGFASVNEATTKAERTTVSGNSNAKNSLTSLHSCGQRISNAIARDGNAIHSVAQEFSQIDQKIKKSFDLPMFSPNLGGDRR
- a CDS encoding LXG domain-containing protein, with the protein product MAIDFYVGEVKSQSAAAKQMANEYSQFCGTLTDSVNAFMSAPLSSKTYDSAKLYFSAVYPSLASGFILACEALVEAHSKFPEEFQSAVDTCDVIEEQLKAEITQGQALLQNIARTMDKEKEPNQRTEQRYMGVQSSIQKNEEKLQKLYEFNASSPNLFADFEAQLANLEAGLAEVEKGAAWDPTSGTFDLSRVNLFWTKLIGNNWDKRQKKIDAVRQAEMQKEIGKLDGYEIVCIDYGKTKSWYIKKNGKWIYPGEESELYGILDQCKDFLKRDQYKVTQLKIVRNVAPLAIPGAPILENLIKAAKVTVGGAAAIVVGKGIIDQIKNAPSWQGTKKIEIEIPKNVERKIKKLSPEQKKALDKALDKLKNGDSTGLHDHGLKGDRKGERAIDIRGKGTGVNRGGGRVIYEKDKNGNIKLKDVITGHKY
- a CDS encoding DUF3958 family protein — protein: MSEAKELKINQQLRQVSIDQEEKRREIRELEELEADYFSIHQQEQRYYQDLIGNNQGSRLVGHFIKLDEEANRLHQYERQRLEDMAEHLVNEEVQLRDKEDKLYAERMQLFSEEQETEDNRYGY
- a CDS encoding very short patch repair endonuclease, whose translation is MKHQKLKTSPAISKRMSNVKLKGGKAETILAKSLWNSGIRYRKNYKKLPGSPDIAITKYKIAIFVDGEFWHGFDWENRKQKLKKNKEYWIEKIEENIARDTRNNELLIKDNWTVIHFWEKEVLKNLEECISKVHSSINNQYL
- a CDS encoding PTS sugar transporter subunit IIC, whose protein sequence is MRIVKKFTEFIEEHLAGPMAKLANQRHLRAIRDGIIATLPLIIIGSFFLIIAFPPLPADWGITQFLTSNAATILLPYRMTMYIMTLYATFGIGASLSKTYNLDVISGGILATIAFLLTFVPVNIPAEALDAAGTAGFVLPMANLGGGGMFVGIITSILAVEIYRLTDKSKFKITMPEQVPPAVARSFETLTPTLIVILGISTLTYFIGFDWHSTISKIVSPLVSAADSLPSVLFLIFMITFFWSFGIHGVSIVGSLARPLWLQLLDGNTAAMAAGKELPNIAAEPFYQWFVWIGGSGCTIGLALLLAFKTKSQFASKLGKATLAPAIFNINEPLIFGTPIVLNPILIIPFILTPMVTATIAWFVTQFGLVNRVIFTAPWTLPGPIGAYLATGGDWRAAVLSVVLIIISVVIYYPFVMIYDNNELEKEHAVSN